One Sinorhizobium fredii NGR234 DNA window includes the following coding sequences:
- a CDS encoding inositol monophosphatase family protein — protein sequence MTSDLDTRLDLLRNITSKVGAFALARFGNLSHIVIETKGEADYVSAADRDAESLARRLIHAQFPADAIVGEEQLGDAEVDHWLIDPIDGTANFLSGIPLWAVSIAFVRNKEPVLGAVALPALDTLLWASVDGPLHGTGSVSPLVGAQPIAFGIGRNRTWPLAHRLEVEAAFEARGYHIVCLGSCAAALAMVAAGRLAGYVEHGTHLWDCAAGHVLCRAAGAPSSILFEADGKVAIIAAPQHLRVTAKADARSLSEKHIFDPGSDRISHRMESSAD from the coding sequence TTGACAAGCGACCTCGACACTCGGCTCGATTTGCTTCGGAACATCACCAGCAAGGTTGGAGCCTTCGCGCTGGCCCGGTTTGGCAATCTTTCCCACATCGTCATCGAGACCAAGGGTGAGGCCGACTACGTCAGCGCAGCCGATCGTGACGCCGAAAGTCTTGCCCGCAGGCTGATCCACGCCCAGTTCCCCGCCGACGCGATCGTCGGCGAGGAACAGCTTGGCGATGCCGAAGTTGACCATTGGTTGATCGATCCGATCGATGGGACCGCGAATTTCCTGTCGGGCATACCGCTCTGGGCGGTCTCTATCGCTTTTGTCCGCAACAAGGAGCCGGTCCTCGGCGCTGTTGCGCTACCGGCACTCGATACTCTGTTGTGGGCTTCTGTGGATGGCCCATTGCATGGGACAGGCTCGGTTTCGCCGCTTGTCGGGGCGCAGCCGATCGCCTTTGGCATAGGCCGCAACCGAACATGGCCCCTCGCCCATCGCCTCGAAGTCGAGGCCGCGTTTGAGGCGCGCGGTTATCATATCGTCTGCCTTGGAAGCTGTGCCGCAGCACTTGCGATGGTCGCGGCGGGTCGGCTTGCCGGCTATGTCGAGCACGGCACCCATCTTTGGGATTGTGCGGCCGGACATGTCTTGTGTCGCGCAGCCGGTGCGCCTTCGTCCATTCTCTTCGAGGCAGATGGGAAAGTCGCCATCATTGCCGCTCCGCAGCATCTCAGAGTAACGGCCAAAGCCGACGCGCGATCCCTATCCGAAAAACACATCTTCGATCCGGGTTCAGATCGAATATCGCACAGGATGGAGAGCAGTGCAGATTGA
- a CDS encoding helix-turn-helix transcriptional regulator yields the protein MQIDARHGSADKTSHQVMPLPFGKLVLCLLVAGTIAALIAVLLYPPLNPLALFSMLDWNLIAAAEPLVRQCGSLPLLDKFPSLGWNTVLFCATLPSTDEPLRTDSFVAHTRDTILANLGSVEPNWRWKVSSETPEACSLAYHRQRVLSAWLASAEHSVCLQALARRDTRLISFYFVLSGHIEITDRRTRKTLSISPNHVASARERAGNRMTIQSESSWLAFHIPESALRRSFEDLTGRPYVHEFVLPATCFSQDDVQGLYQTLRQAERDLNSAASKAMPLLAKAYKQLALVKLFSTMPHNLAEAFCQGTSGAAPRQLLKAEAFMRENLTNPVTIEDLAAAARCTPRALQRMFRTYRGGSPMSVLCNYRLAAAHGAIKAGRAGSITELALNLQFSNPGRFSVLYKSAYGLSPSSALRFTRNEGSVEQA from the coding sequence GTGCAGATTGACGCGCGTCATGGCTCTGCTGATAAAACGAGCCACCAAGTGATGCCCTTGCCGTTCGGCAAGCTGGTCCTGTGCCTGCTCGTCGCTGGGACGATTGCTGCTTTGATAGCCGTTCTGCTCTACCCGCCTCTCAACCCATTGGCGCTGTTTTCGATGCTCGACTGGAACCTGATCGCGGCGGCGGAACCATTGGTTCGTCAATGCGGTTCGCTGCCTCTCCTAGACAAGTTTCCGAGCCTCGGCTGGAACACCGTGCTTTTTTGCGCAACCCTTCCCAGCACAGACGAGCCACTGCGGACAGACAGTTTCGTCGCCCATACGCGCGACACGATCCTCGCCAATCTTGGATCTGTCGAGCCGAACTGGAGGTGGAAGGTCTCCTCAGAGACCCCGGAGGCTTGCTCGCTCGCCTACCACCGGCAACGAGTTCTGTCAGCCTGGCTGGCAAGCGCGGAGCATTCGGTCTGTCTGCAAGCGCTTGCCAGGCGCGATACGCGGCTCATCAGCTTCTATTTCGTGCTGTCCGGACATATCGAAATCACCGACCGGCGGACACGCAAAACACTAAGCATCTCGCCTAATCATGTCGCGAGCGCCCGCGAACGTGCCGGCAACCGAATGACGATCCAATCTGAAAGTTCGTGGTTGGCCTTCCATATTCCCGAGTCGGCTCTCAGGCGAAGCTTCGAGGACCTGACCGGTAGACCCTATGTGCACGAGTTCGTATTGCCGGCTACCTGCTTTTCTCAAGATGACGTTCAAGGTCTGTATCAGACGCTCCGGCAGGCGGAAAGGGATCTCAACTCGGCAGCATCGAAAGCCATGCCTTTGTTGGCAAAGGCGTACAAGCAGCTGGCCCTCGTAAAGTTGTTCTCGACGATGCCGCACAATCTCGCTGAGGCATTCTGTCAGGGAACCAGCGGTGCGGCACCAAGACAGCTCCTTAAAGCTGAGGCGTTCATGCGCGAGAACCTGACCAACCCTGTTACGATCGAGGACCTCGCCGCCGCTGCCCGGTGCACGCCGCGGGCGCTCCAGAGGATGTTCCGCACCTATCGAGGAGGCTCGCCCATGAGCGTCCTCTGCAACTATAGGCTCGCCGCCGCCCATGGCGCCATCAAGGCCGGCCGGGCGGGCAGCATTACCGAGCTGGCCTTGAATCTTCAGTTTTCCAATCCGGGCCGGTTCTCGGTTCTCTATAAGAGCGCCTACGGTCTCAGCCCCTCGTCCGCCCTTCGTTTCACCCGTAACGAGGGCTCCGTCGAGCAGGCCTAG
- a CDS encoding porin, whose amino-acid sequence MNFSTVLLGSSVALAAVSGAQAADAIVAAEPEPMDYVRVCDAFGIGYFYIPGTETCLKINGYARFQVSFGPDEVNKRQGWGAQGTSDWDAFSRAYIAFSAKSDTELGTLTGFFASEFNADNDSDVGDSLINLDEAYIQLGGFKAGFFYSWWDKGLNGETDSLANITEFNSIAYLYEGGAFQAGVAINELEGATTKANGIGVQGIVSATVGGVSIDLLGGYDTEVEEGAIRALVSAELGPGVFQIAGVWASDPNVYFAASEWTVATSYRYNATEKLAITPGLHYWGDYGFVSDADQWRGGLAVDYKITSGLASRVSVQYTSRDIGADTEDFVSGFVRLQRDF is encoded by the coding sequence ATGAATTTTAGCACTGTGCTTCTCGGCTCCAGCGTTGCCCTTGCAGCAGTCTCTGGTGCACAAGCGGCTGACGCGATCGTCGCTGCGGAGCCGGAACCGATGGACTACGTTCGCGTCTGCGACGCTTTCGGCATCGGCTATTTCTATATCCCCGGCACAGAAACGTGCCTGAAGATCAATGGTTACGCTCGTTTCCAGGTCTCGTTTGGCCCGGATGAGGTCAACAAACGCCAAGGCTGGGGGGCCCAGGGCACGTCCGACTGGGACGCCTTCTCGCGCGCATACATCGCCTTCAGCGCAAAGAGCGACACCGAACTTGGAACGCTCACTGGCTTCTTCGCCAGCGAGTTCAACGCTGACAACGACAGCGACGTCGGTGACAGCCTGATCAACCTCGACGAGGCCTATATCCAGCTCGGCGGTTTCAAGGCGGGTTTCTTCTACAGCTGGTGGGATAAAGGCCTGAACGGCGAAACTGACTCGCTGGCGAACATCACCGAGTTCAACTCGATTGCCTACCTCTATGAGGGCGGCGCGTTCCAGGCAGGCGTTGCCATCAATGAGCTCGAAGGGGCGACCACGAAGGCAAACGGCATCGGCGTGCAGGGCATCGTTTCGGCCACGGTCGGCGGCGTCTCGATCGACCTTCTCGGCGGTTACGATACCGAGGTCGAGGAAGGAGCCATCCGCGCGCTGGTTTCGGCCGAACTCGGCCCGGGCGTCTTCCAGATTGCCGGCGTCTGGGCATCCGACCCGAACGTCTATTTCGCCGCTTCCGAGTGGACCGTCGCCACCTCGTATCGCTACAACGCCACCGAAAAGCTCGCGATCACCCCGGGGCTTCATTATTGGGGTGATTACGGCTTCGTCAGCGATGCGGATCAATGGCGCGGTGGTCTGGCGGTTGACTACAAGATCACCTCTGGGTTGGCGTCACGTGTTTCCGTGCAGTACACAAGTCGCGACATCGGCGCAGACACGGAGGATTTCGTCAGCGGCTTCGTCCGCCTGCAGCGCGACTTCTAA